Part of the Thermodesulfobacteriota bacterium genome is shown below.
CCTCCCGCCCCGTCCCCGTCCCCCGCGCTGCCCTCCGGCGCCCAGGGCAGGTAGACGTCGAAGCGCGTGCCGCGCCCGGGCTCGCTTCGCACCTCCACGAAGCCCCCGTTCTGGCGCACGATGCCGTAGACCGTGGCGAGGCCGAGCCCCGTGCCGCGCCCGGGCTCCTTCGTGGTAAAGAAGGGCTCGAAGAGGTGGGCGAGGGTCTTCTCGTCCATGCCGCAGCCGTCGTCGGCCACGCACAGAAGAGCATACCTGCCGGGCGCCACGGGCTCGCCCCGGGCGCTGCGGCGCTCCCGCAGCACGACACCCCGGGTCTCCAGGGTGATCCTGCCGGTTCCGGCGATGGCGTCCCGGGCGTTGACCACGAGGTTCGCCAGAAGCTGATCGAGCTGGGAGGGGTCGAGGCGCACCTGCCCCGCTCCTGCGCCCGGCTGCCAATCCAGCTCGACATCCTCCCCGATGAGCCGCCGCAGCATCTGCAAGAGCCCCTCCACGGCGCCGTTGAGGTCGAGCACCTGGGGGCTCACGGCCTGGCGGCGGGCGAAGGCCAGGAGCTGGCGCGTGAGAACCGAAGAGCGCTCCGCTGCCTGGAGGATCTCCTCCAGGTCGCGGCGCAGGGGGCCTTGCGCCGCGGGCCGGCGAAGCGCCAGCTCCGCCCTCCCCAGGATGACGTCCAGCATGTTGTTGAAGTCGTGGGCCACGCCGCCCGCCAGACGGCCCACGGCCTCCAGCTTCTGGGCGTGGGCCAGCTGCGCCTGGAGGACCTCCCGCTCCTCCTCGGCCCGGTCCCGCTCGGCGACCCGCTGCTCCAGCTCGGCGGCGCGGGCAAGGCCAGCCTCGTAGAGGCGCGCGTTGGTCACCGCCAAAGCCGCCAGGTTGGCCAGGGTACGGCACAGGCCCACCTCGCCCTCCGAGAAGTCCTGGGGCTCCCCCGAAGACGCCACGATCAGGACGCCCAGGGTTTCCTCGCCGGCGAGCAGGGGCAGGTAGAGGACGGAGCGCAGATCCCTGGACCGGCGCGCGGTCTCCTCGGCGGGGGTGAGCCGGGCCGTCGCCGCGTCGGGAAGGAGCACCGGCTCCCGGGAGACGATGGCCTCTCGAATGTGGGGATGCTCGGCCAGGGGGGCCCGGCGCAAGCTGTCGGGAAAGTCGGGGGGGATCGGGGGCGCGGTGGCGTACAGGCGCACCCCGTCCCCGTCGATCAGGTACACGGCGGCCGTATCGAGGGAAAAGAGCCGGGCCGCCCCGTCGGCCGTGGCCTGGAGGATCCGGGCCAGATCCAGGGTGGCCGCCAGGCTGCGGCTGGCGTCCACCAGGGTGGCGAGGCCCGCGGTGCGGCGGCGAAGATCCGCTTCGGCCCGGCGCCGCTCGCGCTCCGTCTCCATGGCGTCGAGGGCAAAGGAGATGTCGGCCCCGATCTCCTCCAGGAGCTGCCGCTCCTCCTCCGTGAAGAAGCCGGGCTCCCCGGCGTAGAGGTTCAGGGTGCCCACGACCCGGGACCGAACCCGAAACGGCACCGCGGCCATGGACCGGTACCCGCGGCGCAGGGCCTCGTCGCGCTGCGCGGCGGTCCGGGGATCGGACGCGATGTCGTCGCAGATCCCGACGGCCCCGCTCGCCAGGGCTTCCGCGGTGGGGCCCGGACGGGTCGCGCCGGCGCCCCAGGCGGCCCGAAGCGCCGAGAGATACCCCTCCTCGTGCCCGGCGCTCGCCGCGGGCACGACGGCGCCCGTGGCCTCGCCGGCGAGCCCCACCCAGGCCATCCGGAAGCGCCCGTGCT
Proteins encoded:
- a CDS encoding GAF domain-containing protein codes for the protein MSVSPEGSGERVLEAIPDAALAVAADGTIDRANASGYRQLFEANPHPMWVYDLETLRFLAVNEAAVRKYGYTRQEFLGMTLAHIRPPEDVDRLRANVARVGSGLDEAGLWRHRTKGGADLDVEIVSHTLEWEGRAAELVLAHDVTARRHAEERLAVVTRLYAVLSQINQAIVRVRERDALLGALCQVAVEHGRFRMAWVGLAGEATGAVVPAASAGHEEGYLSALRAAWGAGATRPGPTAEALASGAVGICDDIASDPRTAAQRDEALRRGYRSMAAVPFRVRSRVVGTLNLYAGEPGFFTEEERQLLEEIGADISFALDAMETERERRRAEADLRRRTAGLATLVDASRSLAATLDLARILQATADGAARLFSLDTAAVYLIDGDGVRLYATAPPIPPDFPDSLRRAPLAEHPHIREAIVSREPVLLPDAATARLTPAEETARRSRDLRSVLYLPLLAGEETLGVLIVASSGEPQDFSEGEVGLCRTLANLAALAVTNARLYEAGLARAAELEQRVAERDRAEEEREVLQAQLAHAQKLEAVGRLAGGVAHDFNNMLDVILGRAELALRRPAAQGPLRRDLEEILQAAERSSVLTRQLLAFARRQAVSPQVLDLNGAVEGLLQMLRRLIGEDVELDWQPGAGAGQVRLDPSQLDQLLANLVVNARDAIAGTGRITLETRGVVLRERRSARGEPVAPGRYALLCVADDGCGMDEKTLAHLFEPFFTTKEPGRGTGLGLATVYGIVRQNGGFVEVRSEPGRGTRFDVYLPWAPEGSAGDGDGAGG